Genomic segment of Nocardiopsis mwathae:
GGCCGCTAGTGGCCGACCGTCGAAGAGGACGGTGGCGTCGGGCGCCGCGGCCCCGGTGGGGTCGGCCCGGTCGGTGCGGCGCCGGCCGGTCATGCCCGCCTCCCCGGGGTCGTGGGTGCGGTGGCGGGGGACGACGGGTCGGCGCGCCCGCCGCCTCTGCCGGTGCCGGGGTCGGGCGCCTGGGTGGTGGCGGGGCCGGAGGCGGCGATGCGGTTGTCGACGGTGTCGCGCAGCACGTGGCACCATCGGCGGCAGCCGGAGGTGTGGAACCAGCGCTCGGCGAACCATCCCTCGGGGTTGTCCCGTACGAACAGGTAGTCGGCCCAGGCACGGTCGTCCAGGGCCCAGGGGTCCTGCGGGTGGGCGACGCCCGCCTGGCCGCCGTAGCGGAATTCGGCCTCGTCCCGGGGGCCGCACCAGGGGCAGGGGATGAGCAGCATCCGCGATTCCTCTCCCTCGTCGTGTCCGTGTCCGTGTCCGTATGTCTGCCGTCGTGCGCCGTCGGCGCCGTCCGTTCCGGGGGTCGGTGGGCTGCCCCGTGCCCCCTCTCAGTGCGCCACGGCCGCCGCACCGTGCTCGTCGACCAGGGCACCCGCGGCGAAGCGGTCGAGTCCGAAGGGCTCGGCCAGCGGGTGCGGTCGGTCGTTGGCGATGGTGTCGGCGAAGACGTGCCCCGCCCCCGGTGTGGCCTTGAACCCGCCGGTGCCCCACCCGCAGTTGAGGTACAGGCCTTCGTACGGTGTGCGGCCGATGATGGGCGAGGCGTCGGGGGTGACGTCGACGATGCCGCCCCAGGTGCGCAGCAGCTCGGCGTGCTCGAACACGGGGAAGAGCGCGACGGCCGCTGCGACCTGGTGCTCGATGGTGGCGAACGAGCCGCGCCGGCCGTAGCCGTTGTAGGCGTCGATCCCGGCCCCCAGGACCAGCTCGCCCTTGTCGGCCTGGCTGACGTAGACGTGCACGGTGTTGGACATGACGACCGTGTCGATGACGGGTTCCAGCAGCTGGGTGACCAGGGCCTGCAGCGGGTGGCTCTGCAGCGGCAGGCGCAGGCCCAGCCGGTCGGTCAG
This window contains:
- a CDS encoding sarcosine oxidase subunit delta, producing MLLIPCPWCGPRDEAEFRYGGQAGVAHPQDPWALDDRAWADYLFVRDNPEGWFAERWFHTSGCRRWCHVLRDTVDNRIAASGPATTQAPDPGTGRGGGRADPSSPATAPTTPGRRA